The segment CGATCATCGAAGGCCTGCTGTCCCGCGGCGACCGGAGGATCGGTGCGGTGATCCGCCGGGTCTGGGAGGACGGCGGGCGCTTCGACGGCTGGCACGAGCACTTCTCCTTCGACCGGTGGGAGCGCGCCTGCGCCGACGTGCTCGCGCCGCAGGGGGTCGACCTCGACTGGTACACGACCCGCGCCCGCGACGAGGACGAGGTGTTGCCCTGGGACCACCTCGACGCCGGCCTCGAGAAGCGCTGGCTGTGGGACGACTGGACCGACGCCCGGGCCGGCCGCGAGGTCGACGACTGCCGGTGGACACCGTGCTACGACTGCGGCGTCTGCGGCAGCCAGGGCACCGAGATCCAGATCGGCCCGACCGGGCGCACGCTGCTGCCGCTCACCGTCGTCTGAGACCCGTGCCGCGCCAGCCCGACGGGCCACCGCCCGCCCCGGTCGTGCAGCGGTTGCGCGTGCACTACGCCAAGCGTGATCGGCTCCGCTTCACCAGCCACCGCGACTTCCAGCGGGCGCTCGAGCGCGCCCTGCGGCGGGCCGGGGTGCCCGTGGCCGTCTCCGCCGGGTTCACCCCGCACCCCAAGATCTCCTATGCCGGCGCGGCGCCGACCGGCGTCGCGAGCGAGGCGGAGTACGTCGAGATCGGACTGCAGGTCCGCATGCCGCCGGCGGAGGTCGGCACCCGGCTCGACGCGGCCCTCCCGCCCGGCCTCGACGTGGTCGAGGTCGTCGAGGCCGCCGCACCCGGGTCGCTCGCCGACCGGCTCCAGGCGTCGCACTGGCGGATCACCCTCGGCTGCCCGCCCGAGGAGGTCGGCCGCGCGGTGGCCGCATTCCTCGCCGAGGCGACCGTCACGGTCGAGCGGATCACCCGCGACGGCCGCCGCCCCATCGACGCCCGCGGGGCCGTCGTCAGCGCGTCCGTCGCCCGGGGGACCGGCGCGTCGACGGGCGGCGAACCGGATTCGGAACATCACTGTGCGACAATCGACCTGGTCGTGCGGCACACCATTCCCGCTGTGCGACCGGACGACGTCCTGGCCGCGCTTCGTCAGGCAGCGGGCCTCGTGCCGCCGGAGCCTCCTTACGTGATCCGGCTGGCGCAGGGTCTGCTCCGCGAAGACGGCCGGATCGCCGACCCCCTCGCGCCGGACCGCGAGGCCGTGACTGCCGACACGGCACCCGCCCCGACGCCCCCAGACATGTGAGCTGCTCCCGTGCGGCAGCGTCGCCGAGGCCCCGGCCTTGGTGAGGCGCCCGGGGGCGTGACGGGAGACCGACCCGATGGCTGACGACCAAGCCACCACCCCCGACGCCGCCGACGCGGGCGACAAGAAGCCCGCCCGCCGACGGCGTACGACGAAGTCCGCGGCCGCAGCACCGGCCGACGCCGCAGCGACGAGCGCGCAGCCGACCGCGCCCGCGGCTCCCGCGACCGACCAGGCACCGCCCGACGCGG is part of the Mycobacteriales bacterium genome and harbors:
- a CDS encoding TIGR03936 family radical SAM-associated protein, producing MPRQPDGPPPAPVVQRLRVHYAKRDRLRFTSHRDFQRALERALRRAGVPVAVSAGFTPHPKISYAGAAPTGVASEAEYVEIGLQVRMPPAEVGTRLDAALPPGLDVVEVVEAAAPGSLADRLQASHWRITLGCPPEEVGRAVAAFLAEATVTVERITRDGRRPIDARGAVVSASVARGTGASTGGEPDSEHHCATIDLVVRHTIPAVRPDDVLAALRQAAGLVPPEPPYVIRLAQGLLREDGRIADPLAPDREAVTADTAPAPTPPDM